The following proteins come from a genomic window of Coffea arabica cultivar ET-39 chromosome 11c, Coffea Arabica ET-39 HiFi, whole genome shotgun sequence:
- the LOC113716735 gene encoding uncharacterized protein, whose protein sequence is MADWGPVVIAVVLFVLLSPGLLIQLPGRSRVVEFGNMQTSGLSILVHTIIFFGLITIFLIAIGVHIYTG, encoded by the coding sequence ATGGCAGATTGGGGGCCGGTGGTAATAGCGGTGGTGCTGTTCGTGCTGTTGAGTCCAGGGCTGTTGATTCAGTTACCGGGGAGATCAAGAGTGGTGGAGTTCGGAAACATGCAGACAAGTGGGCTGTCGATACTGGTTCACACCATCATCTTCTTTGGCCtcatcaccatttttctcattGCCATTGGGGTTCATATCTACACCGGCTAG
- the LOC113716736 gene encoding uncharacterized protein, protein MSDWGPIFVAVVLFVLLSPGLLFQIPGHHRCVEFGNLQTSGAAIMVHSLLYFALISVFLLAIKLHLYLG, encoded by the coding sequence ATGTCAGACTGGGGTCCAATATTCGTGGCAGTGGTACTGTTCGTTCTGTTATCACCGGGGCTGCTATTTCAAATTCCCGGCCACCACAGGTGCGTGGAATTCGGCAATCTGCAGACCAGTGGCGCTGCCATAATGGTGCATTCCCTCCTCTACTTTGCTCTCATTTCTGTCTTCTTACTGGCCATCAAGCTCCATTTGTACCTGGGGTAG